The Pieris brassicae chromosome 3, ilPieBrab1.1, whole genome shotgun sequence genome contains the following window.
AAAAGTTGAcaataatttcaattcaattttttttattaatttaaagccaatgtaaagtattttttttaattgcttttgttatttgtaaatatggttgaaaaagatatttttaacacaCTATATGCCTGTtccaattattttatgttgaaGCAAAGTCCAAAAGGTGAAATTTACCTTCTGGTAGTAAATTGTCATCAATCAATGCATCACAGTGCATAGTGAATCGGGAGGCTAGTGACCTTATTATATCTTGTTTAACAGCCTCCGTAGCTTCTTTGATTGTAGCTTTAGGATACATAAATATACTGGATGCAACAACTCCACTAAAGTGTATATGGCCATCACACTCTGAATATTGCACTGTTTCTGGAAAGGTATTCTCCtgaaaatttttattacagaaaagctcaatatataaaatttgtaaaagtaGAAATCAGAAGATAGTATCATTCACATggaataattttctttattaaacacagaaaaataaatatactagaaCCAATgatatatatcatttaatgaaaacattgaaattaaattttcaaatggcaaataaagtcatataaaataaccatTTTATGTGGCCATCAGTATCTCATCTGTTATAGAAGTTTTTGTGAGactttaatttacataactgTGTAATGAGTATAAGCAGCTGAGGTGGTTTAATTTTGTTAGGTAACTTACTAGTTATAGTTAACTTAAAACACCAGTGTAACATAAGGATACTTACATAAGGCACAAACAAAGACACTTGTATAGATTTAGGATTATCTGTAGCTCTTTTTATAATCTTCCTCTTCTTAAAAACTTGTTCTAAAGGTTCTGATGCCTCTTTCAACTCTCCATCAATGAACATAACACACAGTTCAATTGTTTTGTGGGCAGACTCCAGTATTTGCTAAAAAGGGTTTAATTATTCAAGTCACAAAATTAACACCTTCGTTAGAacatatgatttttatataaggttttaattaatattttgtgacCACCAATTCCCAACAATTGTGCTTTACAAAGTAGCTTCTTTAATGGGacttataataatgaatcagTGTTTACCTGAAACTGATGTTTAACAGATATTCCACTGTTCTTCACTAAAACAGGGTAAACCTCATCAAAGTCATAATAGCAGTCAAGTCTTTGCCATTGCTGTGGTTTTGGTAGGAACTTCCATTCAACAGGCTTTATGGACATTTTACTTCCCACATCAACTTCAATGCTCTTACAAGTTAATACTTTTGTACTTGTGGACATATGTAGAATCAACTTTTCATTGGAATTAGGGATGTTACCATACATATATTGATTGCTATTAAGAGCTTTATGTGTATAATTCAACACAGACTTGACTTTGCTGAAGTAATTAGGGTCTTCAAAAATATCTTCATCACTTGTGATGAAAATCCCTGtaatgcaaaataaaattgttcataGTTCACTTGTAATTGAGTTTACAAGAGTTAATATACATATGCAGTgttatatctaataatatcCATCACTTGAATATCAAgaatgcaaaaaaaattgagtttgagttttttgttaatatttaacttcTGAAATATTGAGTGACAGAGGCTCAACTTCAACTCAACAACAATAACTCCACTCGCAAGTGAATATCTCATCAACCTAAGTTttgaagtatatattttttacataaatgaaGTAGCTCCAAGCCGAAACATtaattttggattttattgctattattttgGCGAATTCTAATTAAGACatcattatatttgaaatcgACTTAcaaagtctaaataattcAAGATAGCGCATATTTAGGGGTTTAGTGGAAGCAGCCATTTTTATTTGACTTAGCAAGGTTTGAGTTATCGAgtactatatataaatcaaccgagatagtttaaaattaacaaatacttGTGTTTAAAAACacaagattttataaaatgacaaACATAATGCATAAACCCTGTGGTACTTTATAatgcaaatttatattttcttgaatTACTTGCTTTTTCAGCCTTTTGTTACCTAactctaattaaaaataatattgtctttcaGATACAAACCCAGGACAAAAACTCCGCCAGGTAACATTCGGGTAACATGCTTTGCATGATCTGCAACCCATGTCTCTGAGATATCTAACAAGGTACGCAATGTTTC
Protein-coding sequences here:
- the LOC123707038 gene encoding protein odr-4 homolog encodes the protein MGRTVYSPEYCLQYLEQYAAKEIYVIGLILGQVTESRENVIHLARTPDEKNDASSEASYTSEKPETLRTLLDISETWVADHAKHVTRMLPGGVFVLGIFITSDEDIFEDPNYFSKVKSVLNYTHKALNSNQYMYGNIPNSNEKLILHMSTSTKVLTCKSIEVDVGSKMSIKPVEWKFLPKPQQWQRLDCYYDFDEVYPVLVKNSGISVKHQFQQILESAHKTIELCVMFIDGELKEASEPLEQVFKKRKIIKRATDNPKSIQVSLFVPYENTFPETVQYSECDGHIHFSGVVASSIFMYPKATIKEATEAVKQDIIRSLASRFTMHCDALIDDNLLPEEKICFNEPPRRVLVPVGTSYFCDYLFPGEAPAEALVSVKELLDLQITEADVVCDIETPADTSEFDALDRDASSEELLATPQEASQFMYITGICFAMFVLIVSIFIHYYDGIVTCLSNFFSKS